The sequence AACCGGGGCCTTTTTTTGTGATAAAAAAATTAATAACGCACCGCATTTTGCTAAACAGCAAAACACAGATCACTACAGGCTAATGAAAATCAAACGGGAAGGATGAATCTGTATGAAGATGTGGGGTAAGAGAAGTCCGGCTACCTTTTAGCCTGATAATTTACGATGCAATAATATGCGCGTTAGCCTTCATGCCGAAAGCCTCTACAGCCTTTACAATAGCAGCGGCATCGTAACCGCAATCAGCCCAAAGTTCGGGTTGTTCGCCGTGTTCGATCACCATATCGGGGATACCCAGGCGGGTAACCTGTGCCTGGTAATTATTATCGGCCATAAACTCAAGTATAGCGCTGCCCATGCCGCCTTCTAAGCAACCATCTTCAACGGTGATGATCTTGCTGTACTTTTTAAATACTTCGTGCAGTAAAGCCTGGTCAAGCGGTTTAACAAAGCGCATGTCGTAATGGGCCGGATATAATCCATCGGCATTTAACTGGGCCAAAGCCTTTGTGGCTTCGTTACCAATGGCGCCAATTGTTAGTATAGCAACTTCCTCGCCATCGCATATTTTGCGGCCCTTGCCAACCGGGATAGCCTTGAACGGGCGTTTCCAATCGACCATGACGCCATTGCCCCTCGGGTAACGGATCACAAACGGACCGGCATTATCCAATTGAGCAGTATACATCAGGTTGCGCAATTCTTCCTCGTTCATAGGTGATGATACCACCAGATTAGGAATGCAGCGCATATAAGCCAGATCGTAAGCGCCGTGGTGCGTACCACCATCGGCACCGGCTAAACCGGCCCGGTCGAGGCAAAATACCACGTTAAGCTTTTGGATGGCTACGTCATGTATCACCTGGTCGTAAGCCCGCTGCATAAAGCTGGAGTAGATATTACAGAATGGGGTTAAACCCTGTGTTGCTAATCCGGCCGAGAACGTTACGGCATGCTGTTCGGCAATACCTACGTCGAAAGCGCGCTTTGGCATCGCCTTCATCATCAGGTTAAGCGAACTACCCGACGGCATGGCCGGGGTGATGCCCATTATTTTTGAATTTTGCTCGGCCAGTTCAATAATAGTATGCCCAAACACATCCTGGAATTTAGGGGGCTGGGGTTTATCATAAGTAGCTTTTTTGATCTCACCGGTTATCTTATCAAACAAGCCCGGAGCGTGCCATTTGGTCTGATCTTTTTCGGCCAGCGCATAACCTTTACCTTTTACGGTAACGCAGTGCAGCAGCTTTGGGCCGGGGATATCTCGCAGATCGCGCAGCACTTTCACCAAATGTTTTACATCGTGGCCATCAATCGGGCCAAAATACCTGAATTTTAAAGCCTCGAAGAAATTGCTTTGTTTAAGCAAGGTACCTTTAATGCTTTTCTCTATTTTCTTGGCGATTT comes from Mucilaginibacter mali and encodes:
- the dxs gene encoding 1-deoxy-D-xylulose-5-phosphate synthase, yielding MQVPAGKLLQTINQPSDLKRFGEEDLERISQELRQYIIDVVSVNGGHFAASLGVVELTVALHYVLNTPYDQLVWDVGHQAYGHKILTGRRDVFHTNRMHGGISGFPKRSESEYDTFGVGHSSTSISAALGMAVASQYKGETDRQHVAVIGDGSMGAGMAFEALNHAGIENSNILVILNDNNMSIDPNVGALKEYLADITTSKSYNRFRDDMAYVLGKLSSVGPDAFKIAKKIEKSIKGTLLKQSNFFEALKFRYFGPIDGHDVKHLVKVLRDLRDIPGPKLLHCVTVKGKGYALAEKDQTKWHAPGLFDKITGEIKKATYDKPQPPKFQDVFGHTIIELAEQNSKIMGITPAMPSGSSLNLMMKAMPKRAFDVGIAEQHAVTFSAGLATQGLTPFCNIYSSFMQRAYDQVIHDVAIQKLNVVFCLDRAGLAGADGGTHHGAYDLAYMRCIPNLVVSSPMNEEELRNLMYTAQLDNAGPFVIRYPRGNGVMVDWKRPFKAIPVGKGRKICDGEEVAILTIGAIGNEATKALAQLNADGLYPAHYDMRFVKPLDQALLHEVFKKYSKIITVEDGCLEGGMGSAILEFMADNNYQAQVTRLGIPDMVIEHGEQPELWADCGYDAAAIVKAVEAFGMKANAHIIAS